In a genomic window of Salegentibacter salegens:
- the ykgO gene encoding type B 50S ribosomal protein L36, which produces MKVRASVKKRSADCKIVRRKGRLYVINKKNPRFKQRQG; this is translated from the coding sequence ATGAAAGTTAGAGCATCAGTAAAAAAAAGAAGTGCCGACTGCAAAATTGTACGCAGAAAAGGGCGCCTTTACGTAATTAACAAAAAGAATCCTAGATTTAAACAAAGACAAGGCTAA
- the rpsM gene encoding 30S ribosomal protein S13 yields the protein MARIAGVDIPKQKRGVIALTYIFGIGRSRAQKILSQAKVDESKKVSDWDDEEIGRIREAVGEFTIEGELRTEVQMSIKRLMDIGCYRGIRHRSGLPLRGQRTKNNSRTRKGRRKTVANKKKATK from the coding sequence ATGGCAAGAATTGCAGGGGTAGATATACCTAAACAAAAGCGAGGAGTTATAGCATTGACCTATATCTTCGGAATTGGTAGAAGCAGGGCTCAAAAGATCCTTAGCCAGGCCAAAGTAGATGAAAGCAAAAAAGTTTCAGATTGGGACGATGAAGAAATTGGTCGTATTCGTGAAGCTGTTGGTGAATTTACAATCGAAGGAGAATTACGTACAGAAGTTCAAATGAGTATTAAGCGTCTAATGGATATTGGATGCTATAGGGGTATTCGCCACAGAAGTGGTTTGCCACTTAGAGGTCAAAGAACCAAGAATAACTCAAGAACCAGAAAAGGTAGAAGAAAAACAGTTGCTAACAAGAAGAAAGCGACTAAATAG